The Vibrio bathopelagicus genomic sequence CAATTCGCTTCTCTACAAGAGCGTTTCGAGAATGGCGAAGATCTTTCAGCAACAATGCAATTGCGTGAAGAGATTTCAGAGCAACACCGTGCTCTAGGTCAAATCAAGCAAATGGCAGCGACTTACGGCTTCGATATCTCTGAGCCTGCTCAATCTGCTCAAGAAGCTATCCAGTGGACTTACTTCGGCTACCTAGCTGCTGTTAAATCTCAAAATGGCGCTGCAATGTCTCTAGGTCGTACTTCCACTTTCCTAGACATCTACCTAGAGCGTGATATCGCTGCGGGTAAAATCACAGAAGACCAAGCTCAAGAAATGATCGACCACTTCGTAATGAAGCTGCGTATGGTTCGTTTCCTACGTACTCCTGAGTACGATGAGCTATTCTCTGGCGACCCAATCTGGGCAACAGAGTCTATGGGTGGTATGGGTATCGACGGTCGTACGCTAGTAACGCGTTCGAACTTCCGTTTCCTTAACTCTCTATACACAATGGGTCCTTCTCCAGAGCCAAACATCACTGTTCTTTGGTCTGAGCAACTGCCTGACGGCTTCAAACGTTTCTGTGCGAAGGTATCTATCGATACTTCTTCTATCCAGTACGAAAATGATGACCTAATGCGTCCTGACCTTGATTCTGATGATTACGCAATCGCTTGTTGTGTATCACCAATGATCGTTGGTAAGCAAATGCAGTTCTTCGGCGCTCGTGCTAACCTTGCAAAAACTATGCTTTACGCAATCAACGGCGGCGTTGATGAGAAGCTTAAAATGCAAGTTGGCCCAGTTGGCGACAAGATCACTGACGAAGTACTTAACTACGATGACGTAATGGGTCGCCTAGACACATTCATGGACTGGTTAGCTAAGCAATACGTGACAGCTCTAAACAGCATTCACTACATGCACGACAAGTACAGCTACGAAGCCTCTCTAATGGCTCTTCATGACCGTGACGTTCGTCGTACTATGGCTTGTGGTATTGCTGGTCTGTCTGTTGCTGCTGACTCACTGTCTGCAATTAAGTTTGCTAAAGTGAAGCCAATCCGTGATGAAGACGGTATCGCAACTGACTTCGAAATCGAAGGCGATTACCCTAAATACGGTAACAACGACTCTCGTGTAGATGATATTGCTTGTGAACTAGTTTCTACGTTCATGAACAAGATCCGTAAGCTTAAGACTTACCGTAACTCTATCCCTACACAGTCAGTTCTTACTATCACGTCTAACGTAGTATACGGTAAGAAGACAGGTAACACTCCAGACGGTCGTCGTGCTGGTGCTCCTTTCGCTCCTGGTGCTAACCCAATGCACGGTCGTGATGAGAAAGGCGCTGTAGCTTCACTAACGTCTGTAGGTAAACTACCGTTTGCTGATGCTCAAGATGGTATCTCTTACACATTCTCTATCGTGCCAAATGCACTAGGTAAAGAAGAAGATAGCCAACGTTCTAACCTTGCAGGCCTAATGGATGGTTACTTCCACCACGAAGCTGGCATTGAAGGTGGTCAACACCTTAACGTGAACGTTCTTAACCGTGAAACTCTAGAAGACGCAGTTAAGCACCCTGAAAAATACCCTCAGCTAACAATCCGTGTTTCTGGTTACGCTGTACGCTTCAACTCTCTGACTACAGAGCAGCAAGCTGACGTAATCGCACGTACATTTACTGAGTCTCTATAAGCTCACGCTAAATAGACAAGTGAAATGATATTAGCCCCGCCAATGTGCGGGGCTTTTTTATATCACCCAGAAATTTATTATTTCGTCTTCACTATACGAAATGTCAGATTGAGCAAAAAACCCGTCATCTATTCACTTTTTTTTCACACCTAAACTCTAATTACGGTACTATCTTGGTTCATAATTTAAGAGTAACTGCTCCATGAAATACCTGCGTTGTTTACCCCTGATCCTTCTCTCTTTTTCATCTTTGGCATCTGAGCGTTCTACGCTAACTTTTGCTTTAGATAATGATGGTATTTTTGGTGTCGACCAAGACTATACCAATGGCTTATTTCTGGGTTACACATCGTCAAGTATTACGCCATACAATTGGGTGAAGCCATTGAGTCTTTCCTACTGGGGCGCAAGCTCTTTAGATAAATGGGAAATCACCATTGGCCACAAGATGTATACGCCTTCTGATATTGAAGCGGAAAAACCTCTGCCCAATGATCGCCCATACGCAGGTTACTTACACACTGAATTCAACTACATCAGCTTGAACCCACAGCAAGCCCAACGTTTTAACATCACGTTTGGTACCACGGGAGAGAGCGCACTTTCAGAAGACGCTCAAAAGCTGGTTCACTCGATCACTAAATCGGATGAGCCTATGGGTTGGGAATACCAAATTGATGATGAGTACGCTGGTAGCGTTGGTTATTTAAGCCATTTCAACCTGATGCGTAATCAAGCATTGGCGAATACTGACTACGAAATCTCTAACGTTTCTGAAATCAACGTGGGTAACTTTAGAAGTGATATCTCGACTGGCTTTATGTTTCGTTGGGGTACAGATTTGGGCGGTAACTTTGGTGCTGCTAACATCACCACGGAAAACCCATTCAAACCCGGCATGATCGGTGCTTCAAACGCTGGTTGGTTTACCTATGCAGGACTTGAAGGTCGATACCGTTTCAACGATCTAACAATCGAAGGCGATCGCTCAGGTGTTGATGAATACGCACATAAAGTAGGTGATGATCCAGCGATCTACGATGTTACATTAGAGAACATTCAAGCGACAGCTGTGCTTGGTGTGGCTTGGTATAACCGATACGTTGGTGCCTCTTTCGCGCTAACAGCAAAAACACCGGATTACGAAGAAGCAAAAGAGTCGGTATACACCACTGGCGGTATCACCATGTTTGCATTCTTCTAGCCATCAGCAAGGGCTTTCGTCCTTTACTTTTCCAGTTTAAGAAAGGCAATCATCTTCACAGGTGATTGCCTTTCTTTTTAAAGGTCTCGTTACTATTTGACCCTATTTTATGTACCGTTTTTGTAATAAAATAAAAGGTATAAATTCCTCTACGAGAATAGCTCATGTCTACAACTGGTCGCATTCACTCATTCGAATCTTGTGGTACTGTCGATGGCCCTGGAATCCGCTTTATTGTGTTTCTTCAAGGCTGCTTAATGCGTTGTATGTACTGCCATAATCGCGATACATGGGATCTTCATGACGGAAAGGAAGTAACGGTCGAAGAGATCATCAACGAAGCAAAATCATACCGTCATTTCATGAAAGCATCGGGCGGTGGTATCACCTGTTCTGGTGGCGAAGCGATGCTACAACCTGAGTTTGTACGTGACTTTTTCCGCGCAGCTCAAGCTGAAGGCATTCACACTTGTCTTGATACTAATGGCTACATTCGTAAGCACACAGAAGTGGTTGATGAAGTACTAGAAGCCTCTGATCTAGTGATGCTTGATCTTAAGCACATGCGAGATGAGATTCACCACGATTTCATTGGTGTATCGAATAGACGTACTCTGGATTTTGCACGCTATCTGCATAAAATCGGTAAGAAGACTTGGATTCGTTATGTCATTGTTCCTGGCTACACGGATACGCCTGAAGATGCTCACCTTCTTGGTGAATTCATCAAAGACATGGATAACATCGAGAAAGTAGAGCTGCTTCCATACCACAAGCTTGGTGCTCATAAATGGGAAGCTCTGGGTTACGACTACCCGCTTGAAGGCACAAATCCGCCAAGCAAAGAGAAAATGGACGAGATTGTTGCTGTCCTTAGTCAGTACCATTCAAATGTAAAATACTAATACTGCTAAAGTTCGAATAAAGACGGTGCTCAACCTCTATTTTAAACGCCTCAATTTCGATTGGGGCGTTTTCGTTTATGGCTAAAATTATCCTTTCACTTTTCTTTACAACTTTTGTTTATCAATTCAAAAAATCATATTAAATCCGTGTTGAGATCATGTTTCCACTCGTAGGAATGCTGTTACTCTTACTGCAACAAAAGAATATAACATTTAGTTTTTAGTGAGGCTCCTCCCATGGAAATGACCAATGCTCAGCGTCTAATTCTATCAAATCAATATTACCTTATGTCTCAAATGGACCCTGAGAACTCAGCTAAATACCAACGTTTACAAACGGTTGTAGAGCGTGGTTACGAACTTCAAATGCGTGAACTGAACAAAGAATTTGGTTGTTTGACTGAAGCAGAATGTCGCGAAGTTATCGATATCATGGAGATGTACCATGCCATGCAAGAGTCGAACAAAATGCTAGCAGAACAAGAGCGTGCTGAAGTTGATCAACGTCGCTTACAATTCCTAGGTTTTGATATCGCTTCTGAAGCGCAAATCGTACACTACGTGCGTTTCCTTGTAGATTCAGAAGGTCTTTACCCACAATTCGACAAAGCTGATCACCACTTCAATAGCCAAATGCCAATGCTTGAGAAGTACCGTCGCATGCTAACAACATGGCGAAACTGTCCTCGTCAGTACCACCTATGTGCGACAGAGCTATCTCAAATTTTTAGCGCTTAATACGTTAAGACATAAGCTTTAAGTTGGCTTATAACAGTTTCAAAAAAAGGGTTACTCATCATGAGTAACCCTTTTTAAATTCGTATATAAACAGACAAACCAAAGTAATTAGAAGACGTAAGCAACACCAACATTCGCTGCCATGTTGATACCACTTTCAAGTATCGGACTGTTTTCAATATCACCTTCAAGGTTGGTATAACGCACACCGCCCGTCACACGGATATTTGGAGTAACGTGCATATAGCCACCAAGACCAATAAAATACTGACCATCCCAGTCTGCATCGAATTCATCCAAATTGGTTCTCGCCGCTTCTGATGAACTCACCCCGTACAGGTGATTATTCAAACGTTCACTGTTATAGGCATAGCCAATAGACGGTGTAATCGCCCAACCATTACGACGGATCGGTAAACGCCATGCAGCTTCAGCATAGATACCATTGTGTCTAAATCCTAAGTCAGAGCCAGCTGTTGCTTCAAACATCCCCACTAAGGTGATCACTTGGTAGCTAATACCACCTAACACTGATGCTTTACGTTCATCCAATTTTTGGATATCGACATTGTCGGAATCACTCGGCTTCAATGTTCTCGAATCATAAACGGCTCGGAATACGATGTTTTGTGGTGAGCCAGCCGGAAGTAATCGATAACCCGCGCTGAATCCACGCATGAAAAAGTGCTCGCCTTCATAGCCAACCATAGGGATCACCGCTCGATTTGAGGGGGTGTCTTTATAGACCGCTGGAGAATAAGAAGCTGCAACGCCAAGTGACCACTGTGAGATTCTCGCGTGTACGTTTGTCGTTACTAATATTGCGGCACCGATGACGACCGTTTTTAACCAATTATTCTTCACTTTTTCTACCTATTTTTTGAGCAATTCTTGATAACATCGCGCATTATATGGCATTCCATTCCAAAAAATCAATAAGACTCAGTGATACATCTAATGCACACAAATCCACGGCAAGAATTGTAAAGCGTCCTAAAATCACAAAACAAACGGCTAGCTAACCTCGAATACAAAATAATTTGATTCTACTTGCCTCAAGTTGCCTATTGCTTTCGTAAGCCTATTCACACGCAAAATTGTAAATAAATACATAATTGTTAAGCAAAATTGTGGAAGCGGGTCTAATCTTAAAATGTAGGGAGAGCCTATTTTTCAATCGCTCATCAGTTTTGACTGGTTAACAAGGGGAATGTGACTATGAGTATTTTTGACCACTATCAATCACGTTATGAAGCAGCCAAGGAAGAAGAGCTCACATTGCAAGAGTTCTTAGGGCTGTGTAAAGACGATAAAAGTGCTTACGCCAACGCTGCTGAGCGCTTACTACTGGCCATCGGCGAACCGGAGGTTATAGACACAGCTCAAGACCCCCATCTAAGTCGTATTTTCTCGAACCGTGTCATATCACGCTACAGCGAATTTAAAGATTTCTATGGCATGGAAGACGCGATTGAACAGATTGTTTCTTACCTAAAACACGCAGCACAAGGCTTAGAAGAACGTAAACAGATCCTTTATCTACTTGGCCCTGTGGGCGGGGGTAAATCTTCTCTTGCTGAAAAGCTAAAAGCACTGATGCAAAAACTGCCAATCTATGTGCTGTCTGCTGATGGTGAGCGAAGCCCAGTAAATGATCACCCTTTCTGTCTGTTCGACGTAAACGAAGATGGCGATCTTTTGAAACAAGAGTACGGAATAGAGAAGCGCTACATACGCTCTATCATGTCACCTTGGGCTGCTAAACGCCTCCATGATTTCGGTGGTGATATTTCTAAATTCAAAGTCATCAAACTACGTCCTTCGATTCTCGACCAAGTTGCGATCGCGAAGACAGAGCCGGGTGATGAAAACAACCAAGATATCTCTTCCCTTGTAGGTAAAGTCGATATTCGTAAACTTGAGCACTTCTCTCAAGACGATCCGGATGCCTACAGCTACTCTGGTGCGCTTTGTAAAGCCAACCAAGGTGTGATGGAATTTGTGGAAATGTTCAAGGCGCCAATCAAAGTCTTGCATCCACTACTCACCGCCACGCAAGAAGGTAACTTCAACGGTACCGAAGGGCTTTCCGCGCTGCCGTTTGACGGCATGATTTTGGCTCACTCGAATGAGTCAGAATGGCAAACTTTCCGTAACAACAAGAACAACGAAGCCTTCCTTGACCGTGTCTACATTGTAAAAGTCCCATACTGTCTACGCGTTTCTGAAGAAGTGAAGATCTACCAGAAATTGCTTGAGCACAGTGAACTCTCCAATGCACCATGTTCGCCAAGTACACTCGCTCTGCTATCGCAATTCAGTATCCTTTCGAGACTGAAAGAGCCTGAAAACTCTTCTCTGTTCTCAAAAATGCGTGTTTACGATGGTGAAACCCTTAAAGACACCGATCCAAAAGCGAAGAGCTACCAAGAATACCGAGATTATGCTGGCGTTGACGAAGGTATGTCTGGGCTATCAACGCGTTTCGCCTTTAAGATTCTGTCTCGCGTATTCAACTTCGACCAAGCCGAAGTGGCAGCAAACCCGGTTCACTTGTTCTACGTTATTGAACAACAAATCGAACGTGAGCAGTTCCCTCAAGAAACCGCTGAGAAGTACCTTGAGTTCTTGAAAGGATACTTAGTACCACGTTACGTAGAATTCATTGGTAAAGAGATTCAAACCGCTTACCTAGAGTCTTACTCTGAGTACGGTCAGAATATCTTCGACCGCTATGTCACCTACGCCGACTTCTGGATTCAAGATCAGGAGTACCGAGATCCAGAAACAGGCCAGTTGTTCGACCGCTCTTCTCTGAATGCTGAACTAGAGAAAATCGAGAAAACAGCCGGGATCAGCAACCCTAAAGACTTCCGAAATGAGATTGTAAACTTTGTGCTTCGTGCCAAGGCGAACAATAACGGTCAAAACCCAGTTTGGACGAGCTACGAGAAACTGCGCACTGTGATTGAGAAGAAAATGTTCTCCAATACAGAAGAGCTACTTCCTGTTATTTCGTTCAATGCTAAGACCTCAACGGATGATCAGAAAAAACATGACGACTTCGTTGCTCGTATGATGGAAAAAGGCTACACCGAGAAACAAGTTAGACTGCTATCCGAGTGGTACCTAAGAGTTCGTAAATCCTCATAACCAAACTGTACTGAGCTGTTCAAGTGAGCAGCTCGTACAAACCAATAACTTTATACACTATTAAACCAATAACTCTTATACCCGAATAAAAAGTAGGATCGCGACATCAGCTGAGAGGGAGTTCTTATGGCACAATTTATCGATCGGAGGCTCAATGGCAAGAATAAGAGTGCTGTAAATAGACAGCGCTTCTTAAGACGCCATAAAGAGCAAATCAAAGAATCTGTGGCCGATGCAGTCAACCGACGCTCAATCACCAATACAGAAACGGGTGAAGACGTTACTATTCCTCACAAAGACATCAAAGAGCCTAGCTTTCATCAAGGTCAAGGTGGCATAAGAGAGCGCGTTCACCCAGGTAATGACCAGTTCATCACTGGCGACAAGATCGAACGCCCTAAAGGTGGCGGTCAAGGTGGCGGTTCAGGTCAAGGTGATGCAAGCCCTGATGGTGAAGGCCAAGACGAATTTACCTTCCAAATATCTAAAGATGAGTACCTAGACATTCTCTTTGAGGATTTGGCTCTACCTAACCTAGAAAAAAATCAGGTCAACAAAATTACGGAATGGAAGATACACCGCTCTGGTTACCAAAGTGCGGGGATTCCATCCAACATCGCGATTGTCCGCTCTCTACAACAATCTCTCGCTCGAAGAACAGCAATGACAGCGGGTAGAAAGCGTGAATTGAACGTACTGATGGAGCAGCTCGACCAAGTTAAAATGACTGAGCCTGCACAACCCTTTGAAGAAACACGTCTAAAAGAAGAGATCGCCGAACTGCGTAAACGCATTGAGAGCGTGCCATTTATTGATACCTTCGATTTACGCTACAAAAACTATGAGAAGCGCCCTATCCCATCTAGCCAAGCGGTAATGTTCTGTCTAATGGATGTGTCGGGCTCAATGGACCAAGCAACCAAAGACATCGCTAAGCGCTTTTATGTGTTGCTCTACCTGTTCTTGAACCGTACTTATGAAAACGTCGATGTAGTATTTATTCGTCACCATACTCAGGCTAAAGAAGTCGACGAACATGAGTTCTTCTACTCGCAAGAGACTGGCGGCACCATAGTTTCCAGTGCACTGAAATTAATGAAAGAGATTGTCGCAGACCGTTATCCTGCTAATGAGTGGAATATCTACGCTGCACAAGCTTCTGATGGAGATAACTGGGCTGATGACTCCCCTCGCTGTAAAGAGCTGCTGGTCAATACGCTATTGCCGATTTGCCAATATTACTCCTACATCGAGATTACGCGCCGTTCACACCAAACACTTTGGCACGAGTACGAGAAGCTAGAAGCGAGCTTCGATAACTTCGCCATGAAGAACATTAAAACGGTGGATGATATTTTTCCTGTGTTTAGAGAACTGTTCCAGAAAGAGACAGCGTAAGGGGGCTAGCCATGACAGCGAAATCAAACGTTGCAGAGAAAGACAAAGCGACACAGAAGAGAAACGACAAGATGCTGCCTGATGGTCCAGATTGGACGTTCAACCTC encodes the following:
- the pflB gene encoding formate C-acetyltransferase yields the protein MAEQFAKAWEDFAAGEWQSEVNVRDFIQKNYTPYEGDESFLVSEGTEATNTLWASVMEGIKQENATKAPVDFDTSVISTITSHDAGYIQKDLETIVGLQTEKPLKRAIIPNGGVRMVEGSCKAYGETLDPMVSKIYSEYRKTHNAGVFDIYTPDILKCRKSGVLTGLPDAYGRGRIIGDYRRVALYGIDFLMKDKAAQFASLQERFENGEDLSATMQLREEISEQHRALGQIKQMAATYGFDISEPAQSAQEAIQWTYFGYLAAVKSQNGAAMSLGRTSTFLDIYLERDIAAGKITEDQAQEMIDHFVMKLRMVRFLRTPEYDELFSGDPIWATESMGGMGIDGRTLVTRSNFRFLNSLYTMGPSPEPNITVLWSEQLPDGFKRFCAKVSIDTSSIQYENDDLMRPDLDSDDYAIACCVSPMIVGKQMQFFGARANLAKTMLYAINGGVDEKLKMQVGPVGDKITDEVLNYDDVMGRLDTFMDWLAKQYVTALNSIHYMHDKYSYEASLMALHDRDVRRTMACGIAGLSVAADSLSAIKFAKVKPIRDEDGIATDFEIEGDYPKYGNNDSRVDDIACELVSTFMNKIRKLKTYRNSIPTQSVLTITSNVVYGKKTGNTPDGRRAGAPFAPGANPMHGRDEKGAVASLTSVGKLPFADAQDGISYTFSIVPNALGKEEDSQRSNLAGLMDGYFHHEAGIEGGQHLNVNVLNRETLEDAVKHPEKYPQLTIRVSGYAVRFNSLTTEQQADVIARTFTESL
- a CDS encoding lipid A deacylase LpxR family protein; translation: MKYLRCLPLILLSFSSLASERSTLTFALDNDGIFGVDQDYTNGLFLGYTSSSITPYNWVKPLSLSYWGASSLDKWEITIGHKMYTPSDIEAEKPLPNDRPYAGYLHTEFNYISLNPQQAQRFNITFGTTGESALSEDAQKLVHSITKSDEPMGWEYQIDDEYAGSVGYLSHFNLMRNQALANTDYEISNVSEINVGNFRSDISTGFMFRWGTDLGGNFGAANITTENPFKPGMIGASNAGWFTYAGLEGRYRFNDLTIEGDRSGVDEYAHKVGDDPAIYDVTLENIQATAVLGVAWYNRYVGASFALTAKTPDYEEAKESVYTTGGITMFAFF
- the pflA gene encoding pyruvate formate lyase 1-activating protein; translation: MSTTGRIHSFESCGTVDGPGIRFIVFLQGCLMRCMYCHNRDTWDLHDGKEVTVEEIINEAKSYRHFMKASGGGITCSGGEAMLQPEFVRDFFRAAQAEGIHTCLDTNGYIRKHTEVVDEVLEASDLVMLDLKHMRDEIHHDFIGVSNRRTLDFARYLHKIGKKTWIRYVIVPGYTDTPEDAHLLGEFIKDMDNIEKVELLPYHKLGAHKWEALGYDYPLEGTNPPSKEKMDEIVAVLSQYHSNVKY
- a CDS encoding YfbU family protein, with amino-acid sequence MEMTNAQRLILSNQYYLMSQMDPENSAKYQRLQTVVERGYELQMRELNKEFGCLTEAECREVIDIMEMYHAMQESNKMLAEQERAEVDQRRLQFLGFDIASEAQIVHYVRFLVDSEGLYPQFDKADHHFNSQMPMLEKYRRMLTTWRNCPRQYHLCATELSQIFSA
- a CDS encoding MipA/OmpV family protein, yielding MKNNWLKTVVIGAAILVTTNVHARISQWSLGVAASYSPAVYKDTPSNRAVIPMVGYEGEHFFMRGFSAGYRLLPAGSPQNIVFRAVYDSRTLKPSDSDNVDIQKLDERKASVLGGISYQVITLVGMFEATAGSDLGFRHNGIYAEAAWRLPIRRNGWAITPSIGYAYNSERLNNHLYGVSSSEAARTNLDEFDADWDGQYFIGLGGYMHVTPNIRVTGGVRYTNLEGDIENSPILESGINMAANVGVAYVF
- a CDS encoding PrkA family serine protein kinase, whose protein sequence is MSIFDHYQSRYEAAKEEELTLQEFLGLCKDDKSAYANAAERLLLAIGEPEVIDTAQDPHLSRIFSNRVISRYSEFKDFYGMEDAIEQIVSYLKHAAQGLEERKQILYLLGPVGGGKSSLAEKLKALMQKLPIYVLSADGERSPVNDHPFCLFDVNEDGDLLKQEYGIEKRYIRSIMSPWAAKRLHDFGGDISKFKVIKLRPSILDQVAIAKTEPGDENNQDISSLVGKVDIRKLEHFSQDDPDAYSYSGALCKANQGVMEFVEMFKAPIKVLHPLLTATQEGNFNGTEGLSALPFDGMILAHSNESEWQTFRNNKNNEAFLDRVYIVKVPYCLRVSEEVKIYQKLLEHSELSNAPCSPSTLALLSQFSILSRLKEPENSSLFSKMRVYDGETLKDTDPKAKSYQEYRDYAGVDEGMSGLSTRFAFKILSRVFNFDQAEVAANPVHLFYVIEQQIEREQFPQETAEKYLEFLKGYLVPRYVEFIGKEIQTAYLESYSEYGQNIFDRYVTYADFWIQDQEYRDPETGQLFDRSSLNAELEKIEKTAGISNPKDFRNEIVNFVLRAKANNNGQNPVWTSYEKLRTVIEKKMFSNTEELLPVISFNAKTSTDDQKKHDDFVARMMEKGYTEKQVRLLSEWYLRVRKSS
- a CDS encoding YeaH/YhbH family protein is translated as MAQFIDRRLNGKNKSAVNRQRFLRRHKEQIKESVADAVNRRSITNTETGEDVTIPHKDIKEPSFHQGQGGIRERVHPGNDQFITGDKIERPKGGGQGGGSGQGDASPDGEGQDEFTFQISKDEYLDILFEDLALPNLEKNQVNKITEWKIHRSGYQSAGIPSNIAIVRSLQQSLARRTAMTAGRKRELNVLMEQLDQVKMTEPAQPFEETRLKEEIAELRKRIESVPFIDTFDLRYKNYEKRPIPSSQAVMFCLMDVSGSMDQATKDIAKRFYVLLYLFLNRTYENVDVVFIRHHTQAKEVDEHEFFYSQETGGTIVSSALKLMKEIVADRYPANEWNIYAAQASDGDNWADDSPRCKELLVNTLLPICQYYSYIEITRRSHQTLWHEYEKLEASFDNFAMKNIKTVDDIFPVFRELFQKETA